The proteins below are encoded in one region of Sideroxydans lithotrophicus ES-1:
- the soxA gene encoding sulfur oxidation c-type cytochrome SoxA, protein MKIKYLSLLAAFLYSISFLAVAGPEQDRNAMIAHYKETLPNIKFNDYIYGALAMNPDAKSQYDDIMVFPPYSIDLDKGQKVWETSFANGKTFASCFPHGGRNIAGNYPYFDKATKRVVTFENAINACLKKNGEKELKYADSDMGLLTAYARSLSDGMKVNIKVKGKDALAAYEKGKTYYYTRRGLLNFSCASCHVQNAGKFLRSEQLSMMIGQATHWPEFRAGTDIVTLQKRFMQCNNNTREKPQEGNSEDYNDLEYFLTYMSNGLPMQTPVFRK, encoded by the coding sequence ATGAAAATAAAATATCTATCCCTGCTGGCTGCGTTCTTGTACTCAATATCCTTTCTGGCCGTCGCCGGTCCGGAGCAGGATCGCAATGCAATGATCGCGCATTACAAAGAGACGCTCCCAAACATCAAGTTCAACGATTACATCTACGGGGCTCTGGCCATGAATCCCGATGCCAAGAGTCAGTATGACGACATCATGGTTTTTCCCCCTTATTCCATCGATCTGGACAAGGGGCAGAAAGTGTGGGAAACGTCATTTGCCAACGGCAAGACATTTGCATCCTGCTTCCCGCATGGCGGCCGCAATATCGCCGGCAACTATCCTTATTTCGACAAGGCCACCAAGCGTGTGGTGACTTTCGAGAATGCCATCAATGCCTGCCTGAAAAAGAATGGCGAAAAGGAACTGAAGTACGCCGATTCGGATATGGGCCTGCTTACCGCCTATGCCAGAAGCTTGTCGGACGGGATGAAGGTCAATATCAAGGTCAAGGGCAAGGATGCGCTTGCCGCATACGAGAAAGGCAAGACCTACTACTACACTCGACGCGGCTTGCTGAATTTTTCCTGTGCCAGTTGCCATGTGCAGAATGCGGGCAAGTTCCTGCGTAGCGAGCAGCTTTCCATGATGATCGGCCAGGCGACCCACTGGCCTGAGTTCCGTGCCGGCACGGATATCGTCACGTTGCAGAAGCGATTCATGCAATGCAACAACAATACGCGCGAAAAGCCGCAAGAGGGCAACAGCGAGGATTATAACGACCTGGAATATTTCCTGACTTACATGAGCAACGGTCTGCCGATGCAGACCCCGGTGTTCCGCAAGTAA